The Parus major isolate Abel chromosome 4, Parus_major1.1, whole genome shotgun sequence genome has a window encoding:
- the LOC107202735 gene encoding protocadherin-16-like, whose amino-acid sequence MARRLRAGRCRGGQGGAPPTGRMLALLLPLWLCAAGGGAAPVYNLSLAVDEGLPAETLVGDIRAGLPAGADPPGGFLLSEGSGESAVLADFHVQPETGIIRTARRLDRERRARYSFAAATLRGEVVQVEIAVTDVNDHPPRFPKDSLQLNISELSPPGTAFRLPAARDPDAGRFGTQGYALLEEGGAAGEPPLFQLRYVRPEPLELVLLRRLDRERADVHRLVVEAWDGGSPRRRGRLRVSVRVLDENDNAPAFSRGEYRARLREDAPPGTAVCRLRATDPDLGANGEVRYAINRRQSDPDGYFAVEERSGVLRLRRPLDREARALHRLVVEARDGGSQPEVSSVLVSVAVLDVNDNRPSIRLLYLTETGGPRVSEGARPGDYVARVSVSDADEGGEAESAEGDGGIALALLGGDGAFALRAAGAGVFFLCVAGPLDRENRDLYELRLVATDGGTPPLSAEEPLLLRVADLNDETPAFPQPHYRAAVSEAASPGTAVLRLTASDADEPGSPNAEVRYALEGDAAALALLRIDARSGAVSTRARLDRERQAALELRVVARDGGVPPRAAACRLSVRVEDANDNEPRFERAVYRARLPEHAARGRRLLQVSPTRPGPTPPRTAPRGPVPHGPGPHRPARPHAVRSRMVRLPAPLPWDAAVHGTAAALQHCREAGSAAGGAQIISAALRNAFLVP is encoded by the coding sequence ATGGCGCGGCGGCTGCGGGCCGGCAGGTGCCGGGGCGGGCAGGGCGGCGCTCCCCCGACGGGACGGATGCtggcgctgctgctgccgctgtGGCTGTgcgcggcgggcggcggcgcggcgCCGGTGTATAACCTCAGCCTGGCAGTGGACGAGGGGCTGCCGGCGGAGACGCTGGTGGGCGACATCCGCGCGGGGCTGCCGGCAGGCGCGGACCCGCCGGGGGGCTTCCTGCTGTCGGAGGGGAGCGGAGAGTCGGCGGTGCTGGCGGATTTCCACGTCCAGCCGGAGACGGGCATCATCCGCACGGCGCGGCGGCTGGACCGGGAGCGGCGGGCGCGCTACAGCTTCGCGGCGGCCACGCTGCGCGGCGAGGTGGTGCAGGTGGAGATCGCTGTCACCGACGTGAACGACCACCCGCCACGCTTCCCGAAGGACAGTCTGCAGCTCAACATCTCCGAGCTCAGCCCGCCCGGCACCGCTTTCCGCCTGCCGGCTGCCCGCGACCCCGACGCCGGCCGCTTCGGCACGCAGGGCTACGCGCTGCTGGAGGAGGGCGGCGCGGCGGGGGAGCCGCCGCTCTTCCAGCTGCGTTATGTGCGGCCGGAGCcgctggagctggtgctgctgcgGCGGCTGGACCGAGAACGGGCGGACGTCCACCGGCTGGTGGTGGAGGCGTGGGACGGCGGCAGCCCGCGGCGACGGGGCCGCCTGCGGGTGTCCGTGCGGGTGCTGGACGAGAACGACAACGCGCCCGCATTCAGCCGCGGCGAGTACCGGGCGCGGCTGCGGGAGGACGCGCCGCCGGGCACCGCCGTCTGCCGCCTGCGGGCCACCGACCCTGACCTGGGCGCAAACGGCGAAGTACGGTACGCCATCAATCGCCGGCAGAGCGACCCCGACGGCTACTTCGCGGTGGAGGAGCGCAGCGGCGTCCTGCGCCTCCGCCGCCCGCTGGACCGCGAGGCGCGGGCCCTGCACCGCCTGGTCGTGGAGGCGCGGGACGGCGGCTCCCAGCCCGAGGTCTCCAGCGTCCTCGTCTCCGTGGCCGTGCTGGACGTCAACGACAACCGGCCCTCCATCCGTCTGCTCTACCTCACCGAGACCGGCGGTCCGCGGGTCTCCGAAGGGGCACGACCCGGCGACTACGTGGCCCGAGTCTCCGTCTCGGACGCCGACGAGGGCGGCGAAGCGGAGAGCGCGGAGGGCGACGGCGGCATCGCGCTGGCCCTGCTGGGCGGCGACGGCGCCTTCGCGTTGCGGGCGGCCGGGGCCGGCGTCTTCTTCCTCTGCGTGGCGGGGCCGCTGGACCGGGAGAACCGCGACCTGTACGAGCTGCGGCTGGTGGCCACGGACGGCGGCACGCCGCCGCTCTCCGCCGAGGAGCCGCTGCTGCTGCGCGTCGCCGACCTCAACGACGAGACGCCCGCGTTCCCGCAGCCCCACTACCGCGCCGCCGTCTCGGAGGCCGCCTCCCCCGGCACCGCCGTGCTCCGCCTCACCGCCTCCGACGCCGACGAGCCGGGCTCGCCCAACGCCGAGGTGCGGTACGCGCTGGAGGGCGACGCGGCCGCCCTGGCCCTGCTGCGCATCGACGCGCGGAGCGGCGCCGTCAGCACGCGCGCGCGCCTGGACCGGGAGCGGCAGGCGGCGCTGGAGCTGCGCGTGGTGGCGCGGGACGGCGGCGTCCCGCCGCGCGCCGCCGCGTGCCGCCTCAGCGTGCGCGTGGAGGACGCCAACGACAACGAGCCGCGCTTCGAGCGCGCCGTGTACCGCGCGCGCCTGCCCGAGCACGCCGCGCGCGGCCGCCGCCTCCTCCAGGTGAGCCCCACACGGCCCGGGCCCACACCGCCCCGCACGGCCCCACGCGGTCCGGTCCCACACGGCCCGGGCCCACACCGCCCCGCACGGCCCCACGCGGTCCGGTCCCGCATGGTCCGGCTTCCGGCGCCGCTGCCCTGGGACGCCGCGGTCCATGGCACCGCCGCCGcgctccagcactgcagggaagcagggagcGCGGCCGGTGGAGCTCAGATAATCAGCGCAGCCCTGAGGAACGCGTTCCTTGTCCCGTAA